A section of the Streptomyces sp. CG1 genome encodes:
- a CDS encoding cold-shock protein, translated as MATGTVKWFNAEKGFGFIEQDGGGPDVFAHYSNIAGSGFRELQEGQKVSFDIAQGQKGPQAENITPA; from the coding sequence ATGGCTACAGGCACTGTGAAGTGGTTCAACGCCGAGAAGGGCTTCGGCTTCATCGAGCAGGACGGCGGCGGCCCTGACGTCTTCGCCCACTACTCGAACATCGCCGGCTCGGGCTTCCGTGAGCTCCAGGAAGGCCAGAAGGTGAGCTTCGACATCGCGCAGGGCCAGAAGGGCCCGCAGGCGGAGAACATCA